In Curtobacterium sp. L6-1, a genomic segment contains:
- the dnaB gene encoding replicative DNA helicase, with protein MSIAHLEPAPREYAERNSDRTPPHDMLAEQSTIGGMMLSKDAVADVIETARGVDFYIPKHEVIFDAILSLYSHGEPTDVIAVTDELTKTGLLSRGGGAEYLHSLTSMVPTAANAGYYAAIVAEKAVLRRLVEAGTRIVQMGYASEGEVTDLVNSAQAEVYNVAGGVQTEDYVPLTEAIGTAIDEIEAAKGRDGQMTGVPTGFAQMDALTNGFHPGQLIIVAARPALGKSTLALDLCRAAALKHNQTAAFFSLEMGRAEIAMRLLSAESSVPLQNMRKGTVDTRDWTTIAQTRGRINDAPFFIDDSPNMTLVEIRAKCRRLKQQHNLKLVVIDYLQLMTSGKKVESRQQEVSEFSRALKLMAKELQVPVIALSQLNRGPEQRADKKPMISDLRESGSIEQDADMVILLHRESAYEKDNPRQGEADLIVAKHRNGPTDTITVAFHGMFSRFVDMPQ; from the coding sequence GTGTCGATCGCGCACCTGGAGCCGGCCCCGCGTGAGTACGCCGAGCGCAACTCCGACCGGACTCCCCCGCACGACATGCTTGCCGAGCAGTCCACCATCGGCGGCATGATGCTGTCGAAGGACGCCGTCGCCGACGTCATCGAGACCGCCCGCGGTGTGGACTTCTACATCCCCAAGCACGAAGTGATCTTCGACGCGATCCTGTCGCTCTACTCCCACGGTGAGCCGACCGACGTCATCGCCGTCACCGACGAGCTGACGAAGACGGGCCTCCTGTCCCGCGGTGGCGGAGCCGAGTACCTGCACAGCCTGACCAGCATGGTGCCGACCGCGGCGAACGCCGGGTACTACGCCGCGATCGTCGCCGAGAAGGCGGTGCTGCGCCGCCTGGTCGAGGCCGGTACCCGCATCGTGCAGATGGGCTACGCCAGCGAGGGCGAGGTCACCGACCTCGTCAACAGCGCCCAGGCCGAGGTCTACAACGTCGCCGGTGGCGTGCAGACCGAGGACTACGTCCCCCTGACCGAGGCCATCGGCACCGCCATCGACGAGATCGAGGCCGCGAAGGGGCGCGACGGGCAGATGACCGGCGTCCCGACCGGGTTCGCCCAGATGGACGCCCTGACCAACGGCTTCCACCCCGGGCAGCTCATCATCGTCGCCGCACGACCCGCACTCGGCAAGTCGACCCTCGCGCTCGACCTGTGCCGAGCCGCCGCGCTCAAGCACAACCAGACCGCCGCGTTCTTCTCGCTCGAGATGGGGCGCGCCGAGATCGCGATGCGTCTGCTCTCCGCCGAGTCGAGCGTGCCGCTGCAGAACATGCGCAAGGGCACCGTCGACACCCGCGACTGGACGACCATCGCGCAGACCCGCGGCCGCATCAACGACGCCCCGTTCTTCATCGACGACTCCCCCAACATGACCCTGGTCGAGATCCGGGCCAAGTGCCGGCGCCTCAAGCAGCAGCACAACCTGAAGCTCGTCGTCATCGACTACCTGCAGCTCATGACCTCGGGCAAGAAGGTCGAGAGCCGCCAGCAGGAGGTCTCGGAGTTCTCGCGTGCGCTCAAGCTCATGGCGAAGGAGTTGCAGGTTCCGGTCATCGCGCTGTCGCAGCTGAACCGTGGACCCGAGCAGCGCGCCGACAAGAAGCCGATGATCTCCGACCTGCGTGAATCCGGGTCGATCGAGCAGGACGCCGACATGGTCATCCTGCTGCACCGTGAGTCGGCGTACGAGAAGGACAACCCGCGGCAGGGTGAGGCGGACCTCATCGTGGCGAAGCACCGCAACGGGCCGACGGACACCATCACCGTGGCGTTCCACGGGATGTTCTCGCGGTTCGTGGACATGCCGCAGTAG